A genomic region of Cherax quadricarinatus isolate ZL_2023a chromosome 42, ASM3850222v1, whole genome shotgun sequence contains the following coding sequences:
- the Slu7 gene encoding pre-mRNA-splicing factor SLU7 has product MSTPSLPLSSILRTKHEEAEGDEPKKKTREEWKKAKELEEARKAGTVPAAVDEEGKDINPHIPQYIATAPWYFGSGGPTLKHQRPQPEKLQSFNHLNEYYIRGQKGTTATRYRKGACENCGALGHKKKECVERPRKVGAKYDAHDIAPDDVLLPDLHLDFDGKRDRWNGFDPSEYTAVVEEHKKVEDYKRQIKAKKLKEGEEMSDGEPDDDDEDEDKYAESVDMPGTKVDSKQRITVRNLRIREDTAKYLRNLDPNSAYYDPKTRSMRDNPYKGTGRKEDEVDFAGENFVRFSGDTVNQAKAQLFAWDAFEKGVDVSLQAEPTKLELLKKQFVNKKEEFKKKVSDDLLEKYGGKEHLDAPPAELLLSQTENYVEYSRHGKIIKGAEKQTVRSKYEEDMYPGNHTSVWGSYWRDGMWGFSCCHSFVKNSYCTGEAGKRVMPALPLPSASTSALQSTSQKGSSGEEQQNTKTLLEIHRDKKKKKKRRKLKKKKKDTSSSSSGSDSSSESENEEDKEKKRKKKLREALIRAKIEEDAVQEMMKLNERERSYNSMYDAKAPTEEEIEAYQMRRPREDDPMAAFLGK; this is encoded by the coding sequence ATGAGTACGCCAAGTCTGCCACTGTCCTCCATATTACGGACCAAGCATGAAGAAGCTGAGGGTGATGAGCCGAAGAAGAAAACCAGAGAAGAATGGAAGAAAGCCAAGGAACTTGAAGAAGCTCGAAAAGCTGGCACTGTGCCAGCTGCTGTTGATGAAGAAGGTAAAGATATAAATCCTCACATTCCTCAGTATATAGCTACAGCACCTTGGTATTTTGGCTCTGGAGGCCCAACCCTTAAGCACCAACGTCCACAGCCAGAGAAACTCCAGTCGTTTAACCACCTCAATGAATATTACATCAGAGGGCAAAAAGGAACAACAGCTACGCGTTATCGTAAGGGTGCCTGTGAAAATTGTGGTGCTTTGGGACACAAAAAGAAGGAGTGTGTTGAAAGGCCCCGCAAAGTTGGAGCTAAATATGATGCGCATGATATTGCTCCAGATGATGTATTGCTACCAGATCTTCACCTAGATTTTGATGGAAAGAGAGATAGATGGAATGGGTTTGATCCTTCCGAATATACAGCTGTTGTTGAAGAGCATAAAAAAGTTGAAGACTATAAGAGACAGATAAAGGCTAAAAagctgaaggaaggagaagagatgagtgatggtgaaccagatgatgatgatgaagatgaagacAAATATGCTGAAAGTGTTGACATGCCAGGTACAAAAGTAGACAGCAAACAGAGAATTACTGTCCGCAACTTGCGTATACGTGAAGATACAGCCAAGTACTTAAGAAATCTGGACCCCAATTCAGCCTATTATGATCCAAAGACACGTTCTATGAGGGACAACCCTTACAAGGGCACTGGAAGAAAAGAGGATGAAGTCGACTTTGCTGGAGAGAATTTTGTAAGATTTTCAGGAGATACTGTCAATCAAGCTAAAGCTCAGCTCTTTGCATGGGATGCATTTGAGAAAGGTGTAGATGTCAGTCTTCAAGCTGAACCTACAAAACTTGAATTGTTAAAAAAGCAATTTGTAAATAAGAAGGAAGAGTTCAAGAAAAAGGTATCTGATGATCTTTTAGAAAAATATGGTGGGAAAGAACATCTTGATGCTCCACCAGCTGAACTTTTACTTTCTCAAACAGAGAATTATGTTGAGTACTCCCGACATGGCAAAATCATCAAAGGCGCCGAAAAGCAGACTGTGCGATCCAAATATGAGGAAGATATGTACCCTGGTAATCACACCAGTGTTTGGGGAAGTTACTGGCGAGATGGCATGTGGGGATTTAGTTGCTGTCATTCTTTTGTCAAGAATTCTTATTGCACAGGTGAAGCTGGGAAGCGGGTGATGCCAGCATTGCCATTACCGAGTGCATCGACCTCGGCTTTACAGAGTACTTCACAGAAAGGTAGCTCTGGTGAGGAACAACAAAACACAAAGACTTTGCTTGAAATTCACAGagacaagaaaaagaaaaagaagaggaggaagctaaagaaaaagaagaaggacactagcagcagcagcagcggtagtgaTTCTAGCAGCGAATCAGAAAATGAAGAAGATAAGGAAAAGAAACGCAAGAAGAAATTGCGTGAAGCTTTGATTCGTGCAAAGATAGAAGAAGATGCAGTTCAAGAAATGATGAAGTTAAATGAACGTGAACGAAGCTATAATTCTATGTATGATGCAAAGGCACCAACAGAAGAAGAGATAGAGGCTTATCAAATGAGAAGACCGAGGGAGGACGATCCTATGGCTGCATTCCTAGGCAAATGA